From Chloroflexota bacterium, the proteins below share one genomic window:
- a CDS encoding (2Fe-2S)-binding protein yields the protein MPDATPGLPAFESAPAAYAGERVAVSLTVNGRAYQRAVEPRLLLSDFIRHELRLTGTHVGCEHGVCGACTILVDGEPVRSCLMLAVQADGSAIQTVEGLAPSSDALHPLQEAFWNAHGLQCGFCTPGILMTVTALLRDTPAPTDEEIRAGLSGNLCRCTGYQNIVRAVKQAAGQLAGESAP from the coding sequence ATGCCTGACGCCACGCCCGGGCTGCCAGCCTTCGAGTCAGCGCCGGCAGCGTACGCTGGCGAGCGCGTCGCGGTCAGTCTCACCGTCAATGGCCGGGCCTACCAGCGTGCCGTCGAGCCGCGCCTGCTGCTCTCCGACTTCATCCGTCACGAGCTTCGGCTGACCGGCACGCACGTCGGCTGCGAGCACGGGGTCTGCGGCGCGTGCACCATCCTGGTGGATGGCGAGCCGGTCCGCTCCTGCCTGATGCTGGCCGTGCAGGCAGACGGCTCAGCGATCCAGACCGTCGAGGGGCTGGCCCCGTCGTCAGACGCGCTGCACCCGCTCCAGGAGGCGTTCTGGAACGCCCATGGCCTCCAGTGCGGCTTCTGCACGCCCGGCATCCTGATGACGGTGACCGCCCTGCTGCGCGACACGCCCGCCCCCACCGACGAGGAGATCCGGGCCGGCCTGAGCGGCAACCTCTGCCGCTGCACGGGCTACCAGAACATCGTCAGGGCGGTGAAGCAGGCCGCCGGGCAGCTTGCGGGGGAGAGTGCGCCGTGA